In Marivirga salinae, a single window of DNA contains:
- a CDS encoding vWA domain-containing protein, whose product MKKITKLSSLFLLLFIFSCHSNYEDGYGPDYSAESYYNEGDQYIDNGENPFISTSEQNVSTFSIDADGGSYANSRRFLTQESNLPPNGAVRIEEFINYFDLNYPQPTDGSPIAANGEVAKCPWKPEHKLIRIGIQGKDIPESQLPASNYVFLIDVSGSMSSKDKLQLLKQGFNLLVDKLTSQDKIAIVTYAGQAGLLLESTSGDQKGKIKEAINSLGSGGSTAGADGIITAYNIALDNFIEGGNNRIILGTDGDFNVGISDREELITLIEGKRDNGIFLTTLGVGRGNLNEGTLEQIANKGNGTYEYIDNVEQLKKVFIYEKNKFYTVAKDVKVQVDFNAEIVDAYRLIGYENRILNEEDFEDDSEDAGELGAGQSITAIYEIIPNPAVGFETGRTFSIDMRYKLPDNTTSVPFELDIVDEDKSFAQSSDYMKFTASVAAFGMQLIDSQFKGTASYQDINDWLYQTNLDDPYGYKEELKSLVNKASQL is encoded by the coding sequence ATGAAAAAAATTACAAAACTCAGTTCACTATTTTTACTATTATTTATTTTTTCTTGTCATAGCAATTATGAAGATGGTTATGGTCCCGATTATTCTGCAGAATCCTATTATAATGAAGGAGACCAATATATTGATAATGGAGAAAACCCGTTTATCAGTACTTCGGAACAAAATGTATCTACTTTTTCAATTGATGCTGACGGTGGATCTTATGCGAATTCCAGAAGGTTTTTAACGCAAGAATCAAACCTTCCGCCTAATGGTGCTGTAAGAATAGAGGAATTCATTAATTATTTTGACCTGAATTATCCTCAGCCCACTGATGGTTCGCCAATAGCAGCTAATGGAGAAGTAGCTAAATGTCCTTGGAAGCCAGAACACAAGCTAATTCGAATAGGAATTCAGGGAAAGGATATTCCAGAAAGCCAGCTTCCAGCCTCAAATTATGTGTTTCTGATTGATGTTTCGGGCTCAATGAGTAGCAAGGATAAATTACAATTATTAAAACAAGGCTTTAATTTATTGGTAGATAAATTAACAAGTCAAGATAAAATTGCCATAGTGACTTATGCTGGTCAGGCTGGACTTTTATTGGAATCAACATCAGGTGATCAAAAAGGAAAAATCAAAGAGGCTATCAATAGTTTGGGCTCCGGTGGTTCAACTGCAGGAGCTGATGGTATAATCACAGCTTACAATATTGCCTTGGATAATTTCATCGAAGGGGGCAATAATAGAATCATCTTAGGAACTGATGGCGATTTTAATGTTGGTATATCTGACCGAGAAGAGCTTATCACCCTAATAGAAGGAAAAAGAGACAACGGTATATTTTTAACTACTCTCGGTGTTGGTCGCGGTAATTTGAATGAGGGCACTTTAGAGCAAATAGCTAATAAAGGAAATGGGACTTATGAATACATAGATAATGTAGAGCAATTAAAAAAGGTGTTTATTTATGAAAAGAATAAATTTTATACGGTTGCAAAGGATGTTAAGGTTCAGGTAGATTTCAACGCTGAAATTGTAGATGCTTATCGTTTAATTGGTTATGAAAACAGAATATTGAATGAAGAAGATTTTGAAGATGATAGCGAAGATGCAGGAGAATTAGGTGCAGGACAGAGCATTACAGCAATCTATGAAATCATACCTAATCCTGCTGTTGGGTTTGAAACCGGAAGAACGTTCTCCATTGATATGCGATATAAATTGCCTGACAACACCACCAGTGTTCCTTTTGAATTGGATATAGTAGATGAAGATAAAAGCTTTGCACAATCTTCCGACTATATGAAATTCACGGCTTCTGTTGCAGCTTTTGGAATGCAATTAATTGATTCCCAATTTAAAGGAACTGCAAGCTACCAAGATATTAATGATTGGTTATATCAAACTAATTTGGATGATCCTTATGGTTATAAGGAAGAGTTGAAATCTCTGGTAAATAAGGCAAGTCAATTATAA
- a CDS encoding DUF427 domain-containing protein — protein sequence MKKIKPKAGQESVWDYPRPPAVEAVKNHLRIIFNGEVIADTNTSYRVLETSHPPTYYLPISSFKEGTLIEGTHSTACEFKGVSFYYDIKSGDKKALNAAWGYPTPNGKFKVIKDHIAVYAHKMDACYVGDEKVEPQEGDFYGGWITAKIVGPFKGIKGSWGW from the coding sequence ATGAAAAAAATAAAACCAAAGGCAGGTCAAGAGTCTGTTTGGGATTATCCACGTCCACCAGCAGTTGAAGCGGTTAAGAATCACTTAAGGATTATTTTCAATGGTGAGGTTATTGCAGATACAAATACATCTTACAGAGTGCTAGAAACCAGTCATCCACCAACTTATTATCTTCCCATTTCATCTTTCAAAGAGGGGACACTAATTGAAGGAACTCACAGCACAGCATGTGAATTTAAGGGAGTTTCATTTTATTATGATATTAAAAGTGGTGATAAAAAAGCCTTAAACGCTGCTTGGGGATATCCAACTCCGAATGGAAAATTCAAAGTGATAAAAGATCATATTGCAGTCTATGCTCACAAAATGGACGCATGTTATGTTGGGGATGAAAAAGTAGAACCACAAGAAGGAGATTTTTACGGGGGATGGATTACCGCTAAAATTGTCGGGCCTTTTAAAGGAATAAAGGGAAGTTGGGGATGGTAA
- the arfB gene encoding alternative ribosome rescue aminoacyl-tRNA hydrolase ArfB, with translation MDKPKFKLSKIKKELELSTARSGGSGGQHVNKVETKVILRFNVNESQLLSEYEKQTIQKALAGKLTKSGDVIITAENHSSQIKNKELAYKKMERTLSKAFEKPKIRKKTKPTKASQKKRLEKKKMHSDKKKMRKNPLK, from the coding sequence ATGGACAAACCAAAATTCAAACTCAGCAAAATCAAAAAAGAATTAGAACTTTCTACAGCAAGAAGTGGGGGTTCCGGTGGTCAGCATGTCAATAAAGTAGAAACAAAAGTAATACTAAGATTCAATGTAAATGAATCTCAATTATTATCAGAATATGAAAAACAGACCATTCAAAAAGCTTTAGCAGGCAAACTGACTAAATCAGGTGATGTTATTATTACAGCTGAAAACCATTCTTCTCAAATCAAAAATAAAGAACTGGCTTATAAAAAAATGGAGCGTACTTTATCAAAGGCATTTGAAAAGCCTAAAATCCGCAAAAAGACAAAGCCCACTAAAGCCTCTCAAAAGAAGAGATTAGAAAAGAAAAAAATGCACTCTGATAAAAAGAAAATGAGAAAGAATCCTTTGAAATAA
- a CDS encoding sensor histidine kinase, with amino-acid sequence MEWESAATSGFEFPNQLKISDEALWITFVQPGLLLIIFLVAYIFQSTQTAALEKLANQNNTLIEQKNIIASQKEELTTLIDDKNYVIRILAHDVRSPLKNIQGLVKLLELETEEERRLEIRELLLQSSTNAENLVNKVLELDRSEHESSKSNISKVDVKELLLELIQNMQELANRKQISIYYVDAAKKSQIEADQTYIHLIFENLLSNAIKFSEEGKKIEVDISNSDSHLLISIKDEGPGIDYSEEDQLFKKFSKLSPRPTAGESSTGLGLSLVKRYVELSNGKVWYERNPERQGAIFKVEFPLAN; translated from the coding sequence TTGGAATGGGAATCAGCCGCTACCTCTGGTTTTGAATTTCCAAATCAGTTAAAAATTTCAGATGAGGCATTATGGATTACTTTCGTCCAGCCTGGTTTGTTATTGATTATCTTTTTAGTAGCGTATATTTTCCAATCTACCCAAACAGCTGCTCTGGAAAAATTGGCGAATCAGAACAATACGTTGATCGAACAAAAAAATATCATTGCCTCTCAAAAGGAAGAATTAACCACCTTGATAGATGATAAAAATTATGTCATTCGAATATTAGCCCACGATGTGAGAAGCCCATTAAAAAATATTCAAGGCTTAGTTAAACTTTTAGAGTTAGAAACGGAGGAAGAACGAAGGTTAGAAATAAGAGAATTGTTATTACAATCTTCTACTAATGCCGAAAATTTGGTGAATAAGGTTTTGGAATTGGATAGATCTGAACATGAAAGCTCAAAGAGTAATATTTCAAAAGTTGATGTTAAAGAACTGCTGCTAGAACTAATTCAAAATATGCAAGAATTAGCCAATAGAAAGCAGATCAGCATCTATTATGTAGATGCCGCAAAGAAATCCCAAATTGAAGCAGATCAAACTTATATTCATTTGATTTTTGAAAACCTATTGTCAAATGCTATTAAATTTTCGGAAGAAGGAAAAAAAATTGAAGTAGATATTTCTAATTCAGATAGTCATTTGCTAATTAGCATTAAGGATGAAGGACCTGGAATTGACTATTCAGAAGAAGATCAATTATTCAAAAAGTTTTCAAAGCTGAGCCCAAGACCAACAGCGGGGGAAAGTTCAACAGGCTTGGGTTTATCTTTAGTGAAGCGCTATGTTGAATTAAGTAATGGAAAGGTTTGGTATGAGAGAAATCCTGAAAGACAAGGCGCTATATTCAAAGTGGAGTTTCCTTTAGCAAATTAG
- a CDS encoding GreA/GreB family elongation factor gives MSRAFVKEDDQEEAPFIPPRAPLPEGEPNYVTPAGKQALLDEKAILEKDKSEVKSIEKEQDRRRNMATINGQLKLLKERINSARVLDPTDQPKNEVRFGAKVKFKMNGREQSFQIVGVDEADVKKQKIAFTAPIAKALIGKKKGDSGDFQLGKEKRSIEVLEIDYLNS, from the coding sequence ATGAGCAGAGCATTTGTAAAAGAAGACGATCAGGAAGAAGCTCCATTTATACCACCAAGAGCTCCATTGCCCGAAGGTGAACCAAATTATGTTACCCCTGCAGGAAAGCAAGCACTATTAGATGAGAAAGCCATTTTAGAAAAAGATAAATCCGAAGTTAAGTCCATAGAGAAAGAACAAGATAGAAGGAGAAATATGGCCACCATAAATGGTCAACTTAAATTGCTAAAGGAAAGAATCAATTCAGCCAGAGTTTTAGATCCGACTGACCAACCCAAAAATGAAGTTCGATTTGGTGCAAAAGTAAAATTCAAAATGAATGGACGAGAACAAAGCTTTCAAATTGTAGGTGTGGATGAAGCTGATGTCAAAAAACAAAAGATTGCTTTTACTGCGCCTATTGCTAAAGCTTTAATTGGAAAGAAAAAAGGGGATAGTGGTGATTTTCAATTGGGTAAGGAGAAAAGGAGCATTGAGGTTTTGGAAATTGATTATTTAAATAGCTAG
- a CDS encoding YaiO family outer membrane beta-barrel protein, whose product MKNPLVLLLVFLLISCNSWAQKENRENSIAASYQRDFFDRDFNDWNQFSLSLKSDGPKYVWIPQIQLVNRFSLSDIAGQLSIYRKFKNKDYALLEGGLSEGRIMSKNHLRFIYYHTAGLWEVNAGFHYLVFPDNSQFFGPQIGLSRYIGNFLGNFTAQYFWDSQNEWPNNYSLQHSWRYYLQGKSHLSVSGSYGYDNSLVIISDQLNSTTNNPYLWNIGTYFQSKFYGRTAFRLSYVYARYQLELFERNQHSIQLSFEFKRYKDGK is encoded by the coding sequence TTGAAGAATCCATTAGTATTACTTTTAGTATTCCTTCTAATTTCCTGTAACTCTTGGGCACAAAAAGAAAATAGAGAAAATAGTATTGCAGCTTCCTACCAAAGAGATTTTTTTGACCGTGATTTTAATGACTGGAATCAATTTTCACTATCCTTAAAATCGGATGGCCCAAAATACGTTTGGATTCCACAAATTCAATTGGTTAATAGGTTTAGTCTTTCTGATATTGCTGGTCAACTTTCAATCTATAGAAAATTTAAAAATAAAGATTATGCATTATTAGAGGGAGGCCTTTCAGAAGGAAGAATTATGTCAAAAAACCATTTGCGTTTTATTTATTATCATACCGCAGGATTATGGGAAGTGAATGCGGGCTTTCATTACTTAGTATTTCCCGATAATTCACAGTTTTTTGGGCCTCAAATAGGCTTGTCGAGATATATCGGAAATTTTTTAGGAAATTTTACAGCCCAATATTTTTGGGATAGTCAAAATGAATGGCCTAACAATTATTCCTTGCAACACAGCTGGCGCTATTACTTACAGGGTAAATCGCATTTGTCCGTTTCCGGCTCTTATGGGTATGATAATTCCTTGGTTATTATTTCGGATCAACTAAACAGTACAACCAATAATCCTTATTTATGGAATATTGGCACCTATTTCCAAAGTAAATTTTATGGACGTACAGCTTTTAGGTTGTCCTATGTTTACGCTCGCTATCAGCTTGAACTTTTTGAACGAAACCAGCATAGTATTCAATTATCATTTGAATTTAAGAGATATAAAGATGGAAAATAA
- a CDS encoding response regulator transcription factor gives MENKVFHILLAEHSELLRKVLKDRLDMEKDFKVSTVVDGLELQSYMQEKMCDLIIAEELLPFKSAFELLKLANDKQIPMIIISDADLEEKILEAFSLGAADFIDKPFSPNEMVARAKNVFRKQSQSA, from the coding sequence ATGGAAAATAAAGTGTTTCATATCTTACTAGCAGAACATAGCGAACTTTTAAGGAAAGTTTTAAAAGATAGGCTAGACATGGAAAAGGATTTTAAAGTCTCCACTGTGGTGGATGGTTTGGAATTGCAGTCTTATATGCAAGAAAAAATGTGTGACTTGATAATAGCTGAGGAGTTATTACCATTTAAAAGTGCTTTCGAATTGTTAAAATTGGCGAATGACAAGCAAATCCCCATGATTATTATCAGTGATGCGGATTTGGAAGAAAAGATATTGGAGGCTTTTTCTTTAGGTGCTGCTGATTTTATCGATAAGCCTTTTAGTCCAAATGAAATGGTAGCCAGAGCTAAAAATGTATTTCGAAAACAAAGCCAATCTGCATGA
- a CDS encoding HEAT repeat domain-containing protein, translating to MNTGDQFLIYCIFVVLIFLLIVVFGIGISRSFFILRDKNYHKREKTLQSILSMILNHPDKKKAGYSKLKKFLKSDNDHQVLVDLLTSIGYNLSGQYFERAKAIYDDFKLEEFSIKNLNSTNWDKIVEAIIELSVLGSEKHTKNILPLLEHHNSNVRRQAKIAIVEIGKSKGLMQMEDKIGVMSSWTYISILSILHRTPFKLGNKELEKLQNSRNPSMRKLSSHLGRFSVIYQ from the coding sequence ATGAACACTGGAGATCAATTTTTAATTTATTGTATTTTCGTTGTTTTGATCTTTCTGCTAATTGTAGTTTTTGGAATAGGCATAAGTAGATCATTTTTCATTTTAAGGGATAAAAATTATCATAAACGTGAAAAAACACTTCAGTCAATTTTATCCATGATTTTGAATCATCCTGATAAAAAGAAAGCAGGATATTCTAAGCTTAAAAAGTTTTTAAAATCTGATAACGATCATCAAGTCTTGGTGGATTTACTAACCTCAATTGGTTACAATTTGTCTGGGCAATATTTTGAGAGGGCAAAGGCTATTTACGATGATTTTAAATTGGAAGAGTTTTCCATTAAAAATTTAAACAGTACAAATTGGGATAAGATCGTGGAAGCTATTATTGAATTGTCAGTTTTGGGCTCAGAAAAGCATACAAAAAACATTCTACCATTATTAGAGCATCATAATTCCAATGTGCGAAGACAAGCAAAAATAGCTATAGTTGAAATTGGCAAGAGTAAGGGATTAATGCAGATGGAAGATAAGATAGGCGTAATGTCATCTTGGACTTATATTTCCATTTTATCTATTTTGCATAGAACACCTTTTAAATTAGGCAACAAAGAATTAGAGAAATTGCAGAATTCAAGAAACCCATCAATGAGAAAGTTGTCCTCTCATTTGGGAAGATTTTCAGTTATTTATCAATAA
- a CDS encoding glycosyltransferase family 2 protein: MYQEISQFFNYTIFFYAISIMLFYLVLAVISLFAMREYIRKTKHVYFDDILRSPIAPKISIIAPAYNEELSIVANIRSLLNLHYNNYDIIIVNDGSKDDSLKKMIAEYDLQAIDGLHCVDLPHKEVQNVYRSLNPAFKKLTVIDKKNGGKSDALNAGISNSDAELVACIDVDCVIEEDALLKLVKPYLEETKNRVIAVGGVVRIANDCKIEDGRLIKVKLAKNQLARFQTLEYIRAFLLGRMAWGHLNGLLIISGAFGMFDRKLLIEVGGYDTSTVGEDMELVVRMRRRMAEQKIPYKVAYVPDPLCWTEVPESTNSFFKQRNRWTRGTIETLRSHKKIFLRKKYGLMGMLSYPFWFLYEWLAPIIEFLGALYFLVMALLGWINWPHFYILLTLVYSYAVLISFLALWIEEISYREYSSGRALLTLMFTALIEPIFYHPLTVWAAIKGNFDQFILKKKSWGDQQRKGFKKA, from the coding sequence ATGTATCAGGAAATAAGTCAATTTTTTAATTATACTATATTTTTCTACGCTATCAGCATTATGCTTTTCTATTTAGTGTTGGCGGTCATCTCGCTTTTTGCCATGCGGGAATACATAAGAAAAACGAAGCATGTTTATTTTGATGATATCTTAAGATCACCAATAGCTCCTAAAATCAGCATTATTGCTCCTGCTTATAATGAAGAGCTGTCGATTGTTGCCAATATCCGCTCACTACTAAATTTACACTATAATAATTATGATATCATCATTGTTAATGATGGAAGCAAAGATGATAGTTTGAAGAAAATGATTGCAGAATATGATTTGCAAGCTATTGATGGACTTCATTGTGTTGATTTACCTCATAAAGAGGTTCAAAATGTTTACCGATCACTTAATCCTGCATTTAAGAAATTAACAGTTATTGACAAGAAAAATGGTGGTAAATCTGATGCGCTCAATGCTGGTATTTCAAATTCTGATGCTGAATTAGTGGCCTGTATTGATGTAGATTGCGTGATTGAAGAAGATGCACTATTAAAATTAGTTAAACCTTATTTAGAAGAAACGAAAAATCGAGTGATTGCAGTTGGTGGCGTGGTAAGAATTGCCAATGACTGTAAAATTGAAGATGGCAGGTTAATCAAAGTCAAATTAGCTAAAAATCAATTAGCCAGATTTCAAACACTTGAATATATCAGAGCATTTCTCTTAGGAAGAATGGCTTGGGGTCATTTAAATGGTTTATTGATTATATCTGGCGCCTTTGGCATGTTTGACCGTAAACTTCTAATTGAAGTAGGAGGCTATGACACTTCAACAGTGGGTGAAGATATGGAATTGGTAGTGAGAATGAGGAGAAGAATGGCGGAACAAAAAATTCCTTATAAGGTCGCCTATGTGCCAGATCCGCTTTGTTGGACAGAAGTACCTGAGTCAACAAATTCATTTTTTAAGCAAAGAAATCGCTGGACTCGAGGGACAATAGAAACCTTAAGAAGCCACAAAAAAATATTTCTACGCAAAAAGTATGGCTTAATGGGGATGCTAAGTTATCCTTTTTGGTTCCTATATGAATGGTTGGCTCCGATAATCGAATTTTTAGGTGCCCTCTACTTTTTAGTGATGGCCCTATTAGGTTGGATCAATTGGCCTCATTTTTATATATTGCTTACACTAGTATATAGTTATGCTGTCCTTATTTCATTTTTGGCATTATGGATAGAAGAAATAAGCTACAGGGAATATAGTAGCGGTAGAGCATTATTAACTTTGATGTTTACAGCCTTAATAGAGCCTATATTTTATCATCCTTTAACGGTTTGGGCTGCAATCAAAGGTAATTTTGATCAGTTTATATTGAAAAAGAAAAGCTGGGGAGATCAACAAAGAAAAGGATTTAAAAAGGCATAA
- a CDS encoding zinc ribbon domain-containing protein YjdM, whose protein sequence is MSNNCPNCKSPYAYPTDTLMMCPECGHEWNPAEVETESINDDRLQIKDANGNALEDGDSVVIIKDLPVKGAPKPIKAGTKVKSIRLVEGDHNIDCKVPGFGAMALKSEFVKKA, encoded by the coding sequence ATGTCTAATAATTGCCCAAATTGTAAATCTCCTTACGCCTACCCTACTGATACTTTAATGATGTGTCCAGAATGTGGTCATGAATGGAATCCTGCAGAAGTTGAAACTGAATCCATCAATGATGATCGCCTACAAATAAAAGATGCAAATGGCAATGCATTAGAGGATGGGGATAGCGTGGTAATCATTAAAGATTTACCCGTGAAAGGTGCGCCAAAACCGATTAAAGCGGGCACGAAAGTAAAAAGTATTCGATTAGTTGAAGGTGATCATAATATTGACTGTAAAGTTCCAGGATTTGGTGCCATGGCATTAAAATCTGAATTTGTTAAAAAGGCATAG
- a CDS encoding nucleoside triphosphate pyrophosphohydrolase family protein has protein sequence MKEAEALNSVSKFHRTFNHPILSEPQIPPKNRAELRLNLLKEELEELQEAVENQDVVEAADALCDLQYVLAGAILEFGMGEKFADLFAEVQRSNMSKVCRFKEEAQATVNHFESQNQEAYFEKKDDFYLVYRKADNKTLKSINYSEVDLGRILRGEG, from the coding sequence ATGAAAGAAGCAGAAGCACTTAATTCCGTATCAAAATTCCATAGAACTTTTAATCACCCCATTTTATCTGAGCCACAAATACCACCAAAAAATCGAGCAGAATTACGTTTAAATTTGTTAAAGGAGGAATTAGAAGAATTACAGGAAGCAGTTGAAAATCAAGATGTAGTAGAAGCAGCAGATGCTTTATGTGATTTGCAATACGTATTGGCAGGAGCCATTTTAGAATTTGGGATGGGAGAGAAGTTTGCCGATTTATTTGCTGAAGTACAGAGGTCCAATATGAGCAAAGTATGCCGATTTAAAGAAGAAGCTCAAGCCACCGTAAACCATTTTGAATCCCAAAATCAAGAAGCCTATTTCGAAAAGAAAGATGATTTTTATTTAGTTTATCGTAAAGCGGATAATAAGACTTTGAAGTCAATTAATTATTCTGAGGTGGACTTAGGGAGGATTTTGAGGGGCGAAGGGTGA
- a CDS encoding glutamine--tRNA ligase/YqeY domain fusion protein: MKEASESLNFLEHIIAEDLKSGLSKDKLRFRFPPEPNGYLHIGHAASICLNFGLGEDHQAPVNLRFDDTNPIKEEQEFVDSIKNDIDWLGFKWANELYTSDYFQQLYDWAIELIKNGKAYIDGQSPELIAEQKGTPTSPGKPSPHRERPIEENLEIFEKMKNGEFEAGSYVLRAKIDMASPNMLMRDPLMYRIINRAHHRTGTDWCIYPMYDWAHGQSDYIEQISHSLCTLEFKSHRELYDWFLDQIYDENKLRPKQREFARRNLSYTVMSKRKLLELVQTKTVAGWDDPRMPTISGLRRRGYTPESIRKFSEISGISKRDSVTDVSLLEYAIREDLNKRATRAMAVIDPVKLIITNYPEGKTEMLEAENNPEMENSGSHEVPFSRELYIEKEDFKENAGGKFFRLTIGQEVRLKNAYIIKGESVVKDDKGNIIEIHCTADLDSRSGSGTEASMRKVKGTLHWVSIQHAIKAEIREYDRLFLDEAPDAHGEKSFMEFLNPESLKITNEAYLEPFLQEAKLEDKFQFQRVGYFTLDKDATADHLIFNKTVGLKDSWAKAQTKEQTQAQPQQQKQQGQGRSPINEIQKISKKYTNLSGAKLESARADIAKLAKDVTYDELEPLFGTAKKKVGTRIGVTIALGVLLKKGLERNEAINTFVQAGLEDDNELLVEEAKAIE, from the coding sequence ATGAAGGAAGCATCAGAATCACTTAATTTTTTAGAACATATTATTGCGGAAGATTTAAAATCAGGATTATCGAAAGATAAACTGCGTTTTAGATTTCCACCAGAACCAAATGGCTATTTACACATTGGTCACGCTGCTTCCATTTGCCTCAATTTTGGATTAGGTGAAGATCATCAAGCTCCTGTAAATCTGCGTTTTGACGACACAAACCCAATCAAAGAAGAACAAGAATTTGTTGATTCTATCAAAAATGATATTGACTGGTTGGGCTTCAAATGGGCTAATGAATTATATACTTCTGATTACTTTCAACAGCTATATGATTGGGCAATAGAGCTAATCAAAAATGGTAAAGCTTATATTGATGGACAATCTCCTGAATTAATTGCTGAGCAAAAAGGGACTCCTACATCTCCCGGTAAACCTAGTCCGCATCGTGAACGACCAATCGAGGAGAACTTGGAGATCTTTGAGAAAATGAAAAATGGGGAGTTTGAAGCGGGTTCTTATGTATTAAGAGCTAAAATTGACATGGCTTCTCCAAATATGTTGATGCGCGATCCTTTGATGTATAGAATTATAAATAGGGCTCATCACAGAACTGGAACAGATTGGTGCATTTATCCAATGTATGATTGGGCACATGGTCAATCCGATTATATTGAGCAAATTTCACATTCTTTATGTACACTAGAATTTAAATCGCATAGAGAACTGTATGACTGGTTTTTAGATCAGATTTATGATGAAAACAAATTAAGACCAAAGCAAAGGGAGTTTGCCAGACGTAATTTAAGCTATACTGTGATGAGTAAGCGTAAATTATTGGAATTAGTGCAAACCAAAACCGTAGCAGGCTGGGACGATCCTCGAATGCCCACAATTTCAGGTTTGAGAAGAAGAGGTTATACGCCTGAATCAATCCGTAAATTCAGTGAGATTTCTGGAATCTCAAAAAGAGATAGCGTAACGGATGTTTCCCTTTTGGAATATGCCATTCGTGAAGATTTGAATAAAAGAGCAACACGTGCCATGGCGGTAATTGATCCTGTTAAATTGATCATTACCAATTATCCTGAAGGAAAAACAGAAATGCTTGAGGCTGAGAATAATCCAGAAATGGAGAATTCAGGTTCGCATGAAGTTCCATTTTCTAGGGAATTATACATTGAAAAAGAGGATTTTAAAGAAAATGCTGGTGGCAAATTTTTTAGGCTGACCATAGGTCAAGAAGTTCGATTGAAAAATGCTTATATCATCAAAGGAGAATCAGTTGTAAAGGATGATAAAGGCAATATAATTGAAATTCACTGTACCGCAGATTTAGATTCTCGTTCCGGAAGTGGAACAGAAGCAAGTATGCGAAAAGTGAAAGGAACTTTGCATTGGGTATCCATTCAGCATGCAATTAAAGCTGAAATCAGAGAGTACGACCGTTTATTTTTAGATGAAGCACCAGATGCACATGGTGAAAAGAGCTTTATGGAATTTTTAAATCCTGAATCTTTAAAAATAACCAATGAAGCTTATTTAGAGCCATTTTTGCAAGAAGCAAAGTTGGAAGATAAATTCCAGTTTCAGCGAGTGGGGTATTTTACTCTAGATAAAGATGCAACAGCGGATCACTTGATTTTCAATAAAACCGTAGGACTGAAAGATTCTTGGGCTAAAGCACAAACTAAGGAACAAACCCAAGCTCAACCTCAGCAACAAAAACAACAAGGTCAAGGCAGAAGTCCAATAAATGAAATTCAGAAAATCAGTAAGAAATATACAAATCTTTCAGGTGCAAAATTGGAATCAGCAAGAGCCGATATTGCTAAACTAGCGAAAGATGTTACTTATGATGAGCTGGAACCGCTATTTGGAACAGCCAAAAAGAAAGTAGGTACTAGAATTGGGGTTACTATTGCATTAGGTGTGTTGTTGAAAAAAGGCTTGGAAAGAAATGAAGCGATTAATACTTTCGTTCAAGCTGGTTTGGAAGATGATAATGAACTATTAGTGGAAGAAGCTAAAGCAATAGAATAG